In Bacteroidia bacterium, a genomic segment contains:
- a CDS encoding HAMP domain-containing sensor histidine kinase, whose amino-acid sequence MILDKISNRLQISLINSRKLSVNPQLLHLDTIVKQAFFINRFEAQKNGQSLILSIRKSPTIYADSLAVYDIIDHILKNAIKFSSEGKTTEIILDEHDGKASIEIIDQGCGLSQDEVDRISGWLQMQNTQAISKITPGIGFPVIKELLELQKGWIRVYSKGKGCGSKFSIGFETASLVIRNSIHEVA is encoded by the coding sequence ATGATCTTAGATAAAATTAGTAACCGTTTACAGATTTCTTTGATTAACTCCCGGAAACTATCTGTCAATCCTCAGCTTCTTCACCTTGACACCATCGTAAAACAAGCATTTTTTATCAATAGATTTGAAGCGCAGAAAAATGGACAATCGCTCATTTTAAGTATAAGAAAATCACCTACGATTTACGCCGACAGCCTCGCAGTTTATGATATTATCGATCACATTCTCAAAAATGCCATCAAGTTCTCTTCCGAAGGAAAAACGACCGAAATTATTCTTGATGAACATGACGGGAAAGCCAGCATTGAGATCATTGACCAGGGCTGCGGACTTTCGCAGGATGAAGTAGATAGAATATCAGGGTGGTTACAGATGCAAAATACTCAGGCAATATCTAAAATCACTCCTGGTATCGGCTTTCCGGTCATCAAAGAATTGCTCGAACTACAGAAAGGCTGGATTCGGGTTTATAGTAAAGGGAAAGGTTGTGGCAGCAAATTTTCTATTGGCTTTGAAACAGCCTCTCTCGTCATCCGAAATTCCATCCATGAAGTAGCCTAA
- a CDS encoding ATP-binding protein has translation MKDSPASQNASIWLQKILAVSSQIFYLYDIRSQIFLYASPSLYEELGYTETEFLQMDESQMASLIHPEDLSNFRDHRTTIMPLLKDKEVVKIEYRLRHKRNHEYIWLESKESVYERDENGQILSVIGIADNISEKRAIQLHLSRTSQELEQFIFSVSHDLRAPVRHIETYVNILGQTENTLSEEELRLVNKIASATERAGKMIDELVQFSRNKQALPNKTHFDSFQLVMHLADHVSSFFPDQIITWDIQPLPDCYADLNMLTTVWENLISNAIKFSSRKPETYITIAAVEKPYEIEFSISDNGIGFDMKFVDKLFHIFQRLHTQREFSGTGIGLAIVRQIIIHHNGRIWVESAVGQGTTFHFTLPKK, from the coding sequence ATGAAGGACTCCCCAGCTTCACAGAACGCATCAATCTGGCTTCAGAAAATCTTAGCCGTTTCCTCCCAGATTTTCTATTTATATGATATCCGAAGCCAAATCTTTCTGTATGCAAGTCCTTCCCTTTACGAGGAATTGGGCTATACCGAAACAGAGTTTCTCCAAATGGATGAAAGCCAAATGGCTAGCCTGATTCATCCTGAGGATCTGTCCAATTTTCGGGATCACCGAACCACGATTATGCCATTGCTCAAGGATAAGGAAGTGGTTAAAATCGAATACAGGCTAAGGCACAAAAGAAACCATGAATACATATGGCTTGAATCTAAAGAAAGTGTCTACGAGCGGGACGAGAATGGGCAAATCCTATCTGTTATTGGTATTGCTGATAATATTAGCGAAAAGAGAGCCATTCAACTCCATCTAAGTCGCACATCTCAGGAACTTGAGCAATTTATTTTTTCGGTTTCTCACGACCTGAGGGCTCCGGTCAGACATATCGAAACCTATGTCAATATTTTGGGGCAGACAGAAAACACTTTATCCGAGGAAGAACTAAGACTCGTGAATAAAATCGCCAGCGCTACTGAACGTGCGGGGAAAATGATTGATGAGCTGGTTCAGTTTTCAAGAAACAAACAGGCACTGCCCAATAAGACTCATTTTGACAGTTTCCAGCTAGTCATGCATCTTGCGGATCATGTTTCCAGCTTCTTTCCCGATCAAATCATCACGTGGGACATACAACCCCTGCCTGACTGCTACGCAGATTTGAATATGCTGACGACGGTTTGGGAAAATCTCATCTCCAATGCCATTAAATTTTCTTCCAGAAAACCCGAAACATATATTACAATTGCTGCGGTAGAGAAGCCATACGAAATCGAGTTCTCCATCAGCGACAATGGAATCGGTTTTGATATGAAATTTGTCGACAAACTCTTTCATATATTCCAACGACTACATACACAACGGGAGTTTTCAGGTACCGGAATCGGGCTCGCTATTGTCAGACAAATCATCATCCACCACAATGGCCGCATATGGGTAGAAAGTGCGGTAGGACAAGGGACGACCTTTCATTTTACCCTTCCCAAAAAGTAA
- a CDS encoding response regulator, translating to MNILIIEDNPGDLYLFKRTIQNHAKKPYKVMDVENGRDALDFIQKTGNFKDAFAPDLIFLDWNIPIKHGRDVLEFLKSHAEYRVIPVIVFSTSENYADIISCYKGYANGYFRKPNDYHEFSNMMENVMRFWSMITFSPSVKADKLVVENSKMS from the coding sequence ATGAATATCCTGATCATAGAAGATAATCCTGGCGACCTCTATTTGTTTAAGCGAACCATTCAAAATCATGCAAAAAAACCTTATAAGGTCATGGATGTAGAAAATGGTCGGGATGCACTGGATTTCATACAAAAAACAGGAAATTTCAAGGACGCATTTGCACCAGATCTGATTTTTCTGGACTGGAATATTCCGATTAAACATGGAAGAGACGTACTGGAATTTCTGAAATCACATGCGGAATACCGGGTAATTCCGGTTATTGTTTTCTCGACATCTGAGAATTATGCAGATATTATCAGTTGTTATAAGGGGTATGCAAATGGATATTTCCGCAAACCCAACGACTACCATGAATTTAGTAATATGATGGAAAACGTCATGAGATTTTGGTCGATGATCACGTTTTCTCCGTCAGTTAAAGCTGATAAGCTCGTAGTTGAAAACTCAAAAATGAGCTAA
- a CDS encoding acyl-CoA thioesterase II, whose amino-acid sequence MQTLSELISLLTLEKTGDKTFVGQNYRTPWKRVFGGQVLGQALHAAYQTVPADRVAHSMHGYFILAGDIDVPITYEVDTIRDGGSFSTRRVVALQNGQAIFITAASFQLREQEGFDHQIPMPNVLPPEVLLPDFEQIKSLRETAPEWYARLTIIHPNAIEFRPVEKVDPTNLTQNRPYRHVWIRSRDRADVDLPMQHQLLAYASDYNLLTTATLPHQDQVNISRLFLASLDHAIWFHRDFNIDDWLLYATDSPSASNSRGFCRGSIFDQHGRLVASVVQEGLIRQ is encoded by the coding sequence ATGCAAACCCTCTCAGAACTCATATCTCTCCTGACCCTCGAAAAGACGGGCGACAAGACTTTTGTCGGGCAAAATTACCGCACGCCCTGGAAACGGGTCTTCGGTGGGCAGGTGCTCGGACAAGCGCTCCACGCTGCTTATCAGACGGTGCCTGCCGATCGGGTGGCGCATTCGATGCATGGCTATTTTATCCTGGCGGGTGACATCGATGTGCCCATTACTTATGAGGTAGATACCATCCGCGATGGGGGGAGCTTCTCGACCCGCAGGGTAGTGGCCCTGCAAAATGGGCAGGCTATTTTTATTACCGCAGCGTCTTTTCAACTCCGCGAACAAGAGGGCTTTGATCACCAGATTCCTATGCCTAATGTCCTGCCGCCTGAGGTGCTGCTGCCTGATTTTGAACAGATCAAAAGTCTCAGGGAAACCGCCCCCGAATGGTACGCGCGATTAACCATTATTCACCCCAATGCCATCGAGTTTCGACCTGTAGAGAAAGTGGATCCGACCAATCTCACCCAAAACCGACCCTATCGACATGTCTGGATCAGGTCAAGGGATAGGGCCGATGTCGATCTCCCTATGCAACACCAGCTGCTGGCCTACGCTTCGGATTATAATCTGCTGACCACGGCCACCCTTCCGCATCAGGATCAGGTGAATATTTCACGGTTATTTCTCGCCAGCCTCGATCATGCTATCTGGTTTCACCGCGATTTTAACATCGATGACTGGCTGTTGTATGCTACTGACAGCCCGAGTGCATCCAATTCAAGGGGGTTTTGCAGGGGAAGTATTTTTGACCAGCACGGGAGGCTGGTTGCTTCTGTCGTCCAGGAAGGCCTGATCAGACAGTAA
- a CDS encoding XisI protein: protein MEKVARYQKLIRELLEEWAEVRESEENVENQVIVDTIQNHFQLVRVGWVGDKYIFSPMIHFDIKNDKIWLQANFTDADVARELVDKGVPRQDIVLGFQPPYVRPHTEYGVA from the coding sequence ATGGAGAAAGTAGCCAGATACCAAAAACTGATCCGCGAACTTCTGGAAGAATGGGCTGAAGTGAGGGAATCCGAAGAAAATGTTGAAAATCAGGTGATTGTAGATACTATTCAGAATCACTTTCAATTGGTGCGTGTGGGCTGGGTAGGTGACAAATATATATTTAGTCCCATGATTCACTTTGACATTAAAAATGATAAGATATGGTTGCAGGCAAATTTTACTGATGCAGATGTCGCTAGAGAACTGGTGGACAAAGGGGTTCCCCGACAAGATATTGTTTTGGGTTTCCAGCCGCCTTATGTAAGGCCGCACACAGAGTATGGAGTGGCTTAA
- a CDS encoding element excision factor XisH family protein — translation MPAKDIFHEHVRVALEKDGWTITHDPYYLAIGRKSFPIDLGAEKMLAAEKGLEKIVVEVKSFRGGSQINDFHTALGQYLNYRLGLQDVETPRDLYLAMPKAVYESLIEVTLFQRSVEFYDLKLIIFQPTEKQITSWRK, via the coding sequence ATGCCAGCAAAAGACATTTTTCATGAACATGTGAGAGTTGCCCTCGAAAAAGATGGCTGGACAATTACGCATGATCCATATTATCTGGCTATAGGCCGAAAAAGTTTTCCAATTGATTTAGGCGCAGAGAAAATGCTTGCTGCAGAAAAAGGTCTTGAAAAAATTGTAGTGGAAGTTAAAAGTTTTCGTGGAGGCTCTCAGATAAATGATTTCCATACTGCTTTGGGACAATACTTAAATTACCGGCTAGGCCTCCAGGATGTTGAAACTCCACGCGACTTGTATCTTGCTATGCCAAAAGCCGTATATGAAAGTCTGATAGAAGTTACTTTATTTCAACGTTCCGTTGAGTTTTATGACTTGAAGTTGATTATCTTTCAACCTACAGAAAAACAAATTACATCATGGAGAAAGTAG
- a CDS encoding Fic/DOC family N-terminal domain-containing protein, translated as MVAKKYDRNLPFNDLPLLPPPEELENDPQILKKLVTASRALASVNGNILRLPNPSMLVNTIALQEAKTSTEIENIFTTEDDLYKAISDSAKEERADPATKEVLRYREALWAGYHDILSNSSITTESIVKIFQQVKNTKAGIRPPQSNVVIKRGQSEFRSGEVIYTPPRGTGVVENLMVNLIDYLNDDEKYPTDPILKMCIAHYQFEAIHPFQDGNGRTGRILNLLYLIHTKLLSHPTLYLSKYILVHKEDYYYNLGGVTMWRSWKNWIMYMLDAVEKTAILTNNLIEEIVSQMEATLAHGKKVIKWYNKEINEAIFSQPYIKPPVIIDILEKSSRTTIAKYMSQLVDAKILTPKKDGVEVYFLNDDLLRILQG; from the coding sequence ATGGTGGCGAAAAAATATGATAGAAATCTTCCCTTTAATGACCTTCCACTGCTTCCACCGCCAGAGGAATTAGAGAATGATCCTCAGATATTAAAAAAATTAGTAACTGCATCGAGGGCTTTGGCTTCTGTGAATGGAAATATTCTCAGGCTTCCCAATCCATCTATGTTGGTCAATACGATTGCACTTCAGGAGGCAAAAACATCAACAGAAATTGAAAATATTTTCACTACCGAAGATGACTTATATAAGGCAATTTCTGACAGTGCCAAGGAAGAACGGGCAGACCCTGCAACCAAAGAGGTTTTGCGTTATCGGGAAGCCTTGTGGGCGGGCTATCATGATATTCTTTCCAACAGCTCTATTACGACAGAATCAATTGTAAAAATATTCCAGCAGGTGAAAAACACAAAGGCCGGAATACGACCGCCGCAGTCAAATGTGGTGATAAAAAGAGGTCAGAGCGAATTTCGTTCAGGCGAAGTAATCTATACTCCGCCAAGGGGTACCGGAGTTGTTGAAAATTTGATGGTAAATCTCATTGATTATCTGAACGATGATGAAAAATATCCTACTGACCCTATTTTGAAAATGTGTATTGCACACTACCAGTTTGAAGCAATCCACCCATTTCAGGATGGAAACGGGCGGACAGGAAGAATTTTGAATTTGTTATATCTGATTCATACCAAACTGCTTTCACATCCTACATTGTATCTTTCAAAATATATCCTTGTCCATAAGGAAGACTATTATTACAACCTTGGCGGAGTTACTATGTGGAGGTCCTGGAAAAATTGGATTATGTATATGCTGGATGCTGTAGAAAAAACGGCTATTCTTACCAATAATCTGATTGAAGAAATCGTCAGTCAGATGGAAGCTACTTTAGCCCATGGAAAAAAAGTGATAAAATGGTACAATAAGGAAATAAATGAGGCTATTTTTAGCCAACCTTACATTAAACCTCCGGTAATTATTGATATCCTGGAAAAGTCTTCCCGTACAACTATAGCCAAGTATATGTCCCAACTTGTGGACGCCAAAATTTTGACTCCCAAAAAAGATGGGGTAGAAGTCTATTTCCTTAATGATGATTTGTTGAGGATATTACAGGGCTAA
- a CDS encoding Uma2 family endonuclease: MNSFTLDIPQSRSWTEDELFLFCAANKNLRIERDANGFITIISPSGGLSSYYISTLNADLVIWNRKQKPGYIFESSAGFLLPDGSMRAPDIAFVSKENWNKLTLKEKQQFPPLCPEFVIEVRSPSDRLPTLKEKMKTLLVVGCWLLVVVASMTVPQILFKRRVFARRSGFNGFTHGYFSS; the protein is encoded by the coding sequence ATGAACTCATTCACCCTCGATATACCACAATCGCGCTCATGGACAGAGGATGAGTTATTTTTGTTTTGCGCTGCCAATAAAAATCTTAGAATCGAGCGGGATGCCAACGGTTTTATTACGATTATATCACCTTCCGGAGGATTAAGTAGCTACTATATTTCGACGCTCAACGCCGATCTGGTTATTTGGAACCGAAAACAAAAACCAGGGTATATCTTTGAATCATCGGCAGGCTTTTTACTCCCGGATGGCAGTATGCGTGCCCCCGACATCGCATTTGTTTCAAAAGAGAACTGGAACAAACTCACCCTCAAAGAAAAACAACAGTTTCCACCACTTTGTCCGGAGTTTGTGATAGAAGTGCGTTCCCCATCTGACCGCCTGCCGACCTTAAAAGAAAAAATGAAAACCTTGTTGGTGGTTGGCTGTTGGCTGTTGGTGGTTGTAGCCTCAATGACTGTCCCTCAAATTTTATTCAAGCGGCGCGTCTTTGCACGCAGAAGTGGTTTCAATGGGTTTACCCATGGATATTTTTCTTCCTAA